In Bacteroidia bacterium, a genomic segment contains:
- a CDS encoding sigma-70 family RNA polymerase sigma factor, producing MTAQGEQIIKETVKKERSRLLDFIRKRVPDLEDAEDILQDVFFQFVNSFDAIESVDKVTSWLFTVARNRITDSYRKKKPENFSRKMQSREGEEYEEDLSLAGILKDLSRQPDAMYDRGVILDALEEALEELPELQREVFVMHEFEDKSFKEIAESTGVTVNTALSRKRYAVLYLRERLRSLYEEL from the coding sequence ATGACCGCCCAGGGTGAGCAGATTATTAAAGAGACCGTAAAGAAGGAAAGAAGCCGTCTGTTGGATTTTATTCGCAAACGGGTACCTGACCTGGAAGATGCAGAAGATATCCTGCAGGATGTGTTCTTCCAGTTTGTCAATAGCTTTGATGCGATTGAATCCGTAGATAAGGTGACTTCCTGGCTGTTTACTGTGGCGCGAAACCGGATCACAGACAGTTACCGGAAAAAGAAGCCCGAAAACTTCAGCCGTAAAATGCAAAGCAGAGAAGGGGAGGAGTATGAGGAAGACCTGTCTTTGGCGGGGATTCTGAAAGACCTTTCACGCCAACCTGATGCGATGTACGATCGGGGAGTAATTCTTGACGCCCTTGAAGAAGCGTTGGAAGAACTGCCAGAATTGCAGCGGGAAGTTTTTGTGATGCATGAGTTTGAAGACAAAAGCTTCAAGGAAATTGCAGAATCAACCGGCGTAACGGTGAACACGGCGCTCTCACGAAAAAGATATGCTGTATTGTACCTGAGAGAAAGGCTGCGGAGTTTGTATGAAGAATTATGA
- a CDS encoding Glu/Leu/Phe/Val dehydrogenase: MSSNKHNFDLFAEVCNFIDEAARYTEYHPGLIEQIKQPNAIYKFNFPIRRKKGVYEVIRAYRVQHSHHKTPTKGGIRYAPDVNESEVTGLAALMTFKCALVNVPFGGAKGGIRIDARKYKTSELERITRRYAYELIKKNSIGPALDVPAPDYGTGSREMAWIMDTYSAFHPESVNAGACVTGKPLSQSGIRGRTEATGQGVYFGIREAVDVPEDMKKLGMKTGLSDKTVIVQGLGNVGFYSAKYLQEAGATIIGIAEYDGGIYNANGLDVMAVDAHRKETGSIRNFPGAVTLDHSIELLEYECDILVPAALENQITEENAPRIKAKIIGEAANGPVTSSAAAMLADMGVEVIPDLFLNAGGVTVSYFEWLKNLSRVSFGKIEKRYDALNNQRLVEAIEAATGGSLSDVMRKNIIRGADERDLVQSGLEDTMIRAFHETREKKLEKGVSTLRKAAFINAIDKIARSYMDLGIFP, translated from the coding sequence ATGAGTAGTAACAAGCATAATTTTGACCTTTTTGCAGAGGTGTGCAACTTTATAGATGAGGCTGCACGCTATACGGAGTATCATCCGGGTCTGATTGAGCAGATCAAACAACCCAACGCGATCTACAAGTTTAATTTCCCTATCCGTCGAAAGAAGGGCGTCTATGAAGTGATCAGGGCCTATCGGGTTCAGCATTCGCATCATAAAACGCCCACTAAAGGCGGTATTCGCTATGCACCTGATGTCAACGAGTCAGAGGTTACCGGCCTTGCTGCCCTGATGACGTTCAAATGTGCCCTGGTAAACGTTCCTTTTGGCGGTGCAAAAGGGGGAATCCGCATTGATGCGAGAAAGTATAAAACCTCTGAGCTGGAGCGCATTACCCGACGGTATGCTTACGAACTGATCAAGAAAAACAGTATCGGTCCGGCATTGGATGTGCCTGCACCAGACTATGGAACCGGCTCGCGGGAGATGGCCTGGATTATGGATACGTATTCTGCCTTTCACCCGGAATCTGTTAATGCCGGGGCCTGTGTTACCGGAAAGCCACTTTCCCAATCCGGGATTCGGGGTAGAACCGAGGCTACCGGCCAAGGTGTTTATTTTGGTATTCGGGAGGCCGTAGATGTACCTGAAGACATGAAAAAACTTGGGATGAAAACAGGCCTTTCGGATAAAACTGTGATTGTCCAGGGATTGGGAAATGTAGGTTTTTATTCTGCTAAATACCTGCAGGAAGCTGGTGCTACCATTATTGGTATTGCAGAGTACGACGGGGGGATTTACAACGCCAACGGGCTGGATGTAATGGCCGTTGATGCCCATAGAAAAGAAACCGGCTCCATCCGCAATTTCCCCGGCGCGGTGACGCTTGATCATTCCATTGAGTTGCTCGAATATGAATGTGATATTCTGGTTCCTGCAGCCCTGGAAAATCAGATTACTGAAGAAAATGCACCCCGGATAAAAGCAAAAATTATCGGAGAAGCTGCCAATGGACCCGTTACATCTTCTGCCGCTGCTATGCTTGCAGATATGGGTGTTGAAGTTATTCCCGATTTGTTTTTGAATGCCGGTGGTGTTACGGTCTCCTATTTTGAATGGCTGAAAAACCTTTCCCGTGTTTCTTTTGGAAAAATTGAAAAACGGTATGATGCACTCAACAATCAGCGACTGGTGGAGGCTATTGAAGCAGCAACCGGTGGTTCCCTTTCCGATGTAATGCGCAAAAATATTATCAGGGGTGCCGATGAACGCGACCTGGTTCAGTCCGGGCTGGAGGATACCATGATCAGAGCATTCCACGAAACCCGTGAGAAGAAATTGGAAAAAGGGGTTTCGACTCTTCGTAAAGCTGCATTTATCAACGCCATTGATAAAATCGCACGCAGTTACATGGATCTGGGAATTTTCCCATAA
- a CDS encoding gamma-glutamylcyclotransferase family protein: MTELLKKSDKLFVYGTLLRDTENPMSAYLKSKSTFVGEGSMRGKLFKVDFYPGAVFLPEINQQVFGEIYSILHPEEVFEVLDTYEGYVPQAPEQSLFTRKVIPVKTAGETLYCWAYLYNHPTVGLKQLDSGYFLE, translated from the coding sequence ATGACAGAATTGCTTAAAAAGTCTGACAAACTTTTTGTCTATGGTACCTTGCTCCGCGATACTGAAAATCCCATGTCTGCTTATCTTAAGTCAAAAAGTACTTTTGTAGGTGAAGGTTCTATGCGCGGAAAACTCTTTAAAGTTGATTTTTACCCGGGTGCAGTCTTTTTACCGGAAATCAATCAGCAGGTTTTTGGGGAAATCTATTCCATTCTTCATCCTGAAGAGGTTTTTGAAGTGTTGGACACGTATGAAGGCTACGTCCCCCAGGCACCAGAGCAAAGTCTTTTTACCCGCAAAGTGATTCCAGTCAAGACAGCGGGCGAAACGCTTTATTGTTGGGCTTACCTTTATAACCATCCTACAGTTGGATTAAAACAACTGGATTCCGGTTATTTTTTGGAATAA
- a CDS encoding N-acetylmuramoyl-L-alanine amidase, which yields MLEAIRRFFAGLFGLESSVRNTEDLYDGPEDASDIQDEHIIFIEENPEASQRSRGFGLEISEVIETDGDGANSDSPVFEITHPRFLWCLDNGHGRLQEGKRSPFFEDGTRFEEWEFNRDIVRRIMEQLDACGVQYFNVVPEVDIDAFTTGRSVRANEKVSPMGLPKIFLSVHSNAFGMSAWADGFTGIESWYYPGSSSGIRLASAFQRELMKKLPNWSDRGIKSHQPNSRKIFTVLRVPQMPAVLTENGFYTDRTQARALMTDEVRQKIADAHIAAILQIERDGYDNIPVYRPNMIVGD from the coding sequence ATGCTGGAAGCTATTCGCCGATTTTTTGCCGGATTATTTGGACTGGAATCATCTGTCAGAAATACAGAAGATCTGTATGATGGCCCTGAAGATGCCTCTGACATTCAGGATGAACATATCATATTTATTGAGGAAAATCCTGAGGCTTCTCAAAGAAGCAGAGGCTTTGGCCTTGAAATTTCGGAGGTAATAGAAACCGATGGTGACGGGGCAAATAGTGATTCACCTGTTTTTGAAATCACGCACCCCCGTTTCCTTTGGTGCCTTGACAACGGACATGGCAGACTCCAGGAAGGCAAAAGATCTCCTTTCTTTGAAGATGGAACCAGATTCGAAGAGTGGGAATTTAACCGGGATATCGTACGCCGAATCATGGAACAACTGGATGCCTGTGGGGTCCAATATTTTAATGTCGTGCCTGAAGTGGATATTGATGCCTTTACAACAGGCAGATCCGTACGCGCCAATGAAAAGGTTTCCCCTATGGGATTGCCAAAAATATTCCTCTCTGTTCACTCCAATGCATTTGGCATGAGTGCGTGGGCTGATGGATTTACGGGCATTGAGTCCTGGTATTATCCGGGAAGCAGCTCGGGCATTCGCCTGGCTTCAGCTTTCCAAAGAGAACTTATGAAAAAACTGCCCAACTGGTCTGACAGAGGGATAAAAAGTCACCAACCAAACAGCCGGAAAATTTTCACGGTACTCCGGGTTCCGCAAATGCCTGCTGTGTTGACCGAGAATGGTTTTTATACAGACCGCACGCAGGCTCGCGCACTTATGACGGATGAAGTTCGCCAAAAAATTGCCGATGCACATATAGCAGCAATTTTACAGATAGAAAGAGATGGGTATGATAATATTCCTGTTTACCGGCCCAATATGATTGTAGGAGACTAA
- a CDS encoding TPM domain-containing protein, with amino-acid sequence MKNCSDDSGESTKRHNLVLTPFSRILFSLLFLVPVFSSGLFAQTFPEPLGFVNDFEDILTHDQEQQLNAYLTEFAQTTSNEISVATLRLPEDETIETYTVALAQHWGVGGAEQNNGVLVAIYPGIRKIRIEVGYGLEGAIPDILATSIISEVMQPAFRQNDFYGGIYKAVDILAKTARGEYDTGPLLRNYYNKPTSRDTVDASRLVVLIIIIVLFVILSRGGGNGGGGRGRRGGSGIIFWGGGFGGGGGGFGGGGGFGGGGDFGGFGGGSFGGGGGSGGW; translated from the coding sequence ATGAAAAATTGTAGCGATGATTCGGGGGAAAGCACAAAAAGGCACAATCTGGTTTTAACCCCTTTCTCCCGAATCCTATTCTCCCTGCTTTTCCTGGTACCGGTGTTTTCTTCCGGGCTGTTTGCACAGACGTTTCCGGAACCGCTTGGGTTTGTCAATGATTTTGAAGACATACTTACCCATGATCAGGAACAGCAGTTGAATGCCTATCTTACGGAGTTTGCACAAACCACTTCCAACGAAATATCTGTTGCTACGCTTCGACTTCCGGAAGATGAAACCATCGAAACCTATACGGTTGCGCTGGCCCAGCATTGGGGCGTAGGAGGTGCAGAGCAAAACAACGGGGTACTCGTTGCGATTTACCCCGGCATTCGAAAAATCAGGATAGAAGTTGGTTATGGGCTGGAGGGGGCGATACCGGATATTCTTGCGACCAGCATCATCTCTGAGGTCATGCAACCGGCTTTTCGTCAGAATGATTTTTACGGCGGTATTTATAAAGCTGTTGACATATTGGCCAAAACGGCCAGGGGCGAATACGATACCGGCCCATTACTTCGCAACTATTACAACAAGCCGACTTCCCGTGATACAGTAGATGCTTCGAGGCTGGTTGTGCTGATTATCATCATCGTTTTATTTGTCATCCTCAGCAGAGGTGGCGGTAACGGAGGCGGCGGCAGAGGTCGCAGAGGCGGCAGCGGTATTATATTCTGGGGCGGTGGATTTGGTGGCGGAGGCGGAGGATTCGGCGGTGGTGGAGGATTTGGCGGCGGCGGCGATTTTGGTGGATTTGGTGGTGGTAGTTTCGGCGGCGGCGGCGGCTCTGGTGGTTGGTAA
- a CDS encoding LemA family protein, whose product MQRIGIIFLVLVLFLGGCGYFTGKSNYNRMVELQEEVDAQWGQVQNVYQRRADLIPNIVETAKGYANFEQSTLNGVAEARAKVGQITVTKEVLEDPKMMERFSEAQNQLGQTLSRLMSVAESYPELKANENFKALIVELEGSENRISVERKKFNDVAREYNTYIKKFPSNIFANFFNFDDVAYFEAQAGTEAAPKVSFE is encoded by the coding sequence ATGCAAAGGATAGGAATTATTTTTTTGGTACTGGTTTTATTTTTGGGTGGATGTGGTTATTTCACCGGCAAAAGCAATTACAACCGGATGGTAGAACTTCAGGAAGAAGTTGACGCCCAATGGGGGCAGGTGCAAAACGTATATCAGCGTCGGGCCGACCTTATTCCAAATATCGTTGAAACCGCCAAAGGATACGCAAACTTTGAACAATCCACATTGAATGGCGTCGCAGAAGCGCGGGCCAAAGTAGGCCAGATTACCGTAACCAAAGAAGTGCTGGAAGACCCCAAAATGATGGAACGTTTTTCTGAAGCACAAAACCAACTGGGGCAGACCCTTTCAAGGCTGATGTCTGTCGCTGAAAGTTACCCCGAACTCAAGGCAAATGAGAACTTCAAAGCGCTGATTGTAGAGCTGGAAGGCAGCGAAAACCGAATTTCCGTTGAACGGAAAAAGTTTAACGATGTCGCCCGCGAATACAATACCTATATCAAGAAGTTTCCTTCTAATATTTTTGCCAACTTCTTCAACTTTGATGATGTAGCCTATTTCGAAGCGCAAGCGGGTACCGAGGCTGCACCGAAAGTAAGTTTTGAGTAA
- a CDS encoding histone deacetylase, with the protein MLKIAWSDLYRHPLPEGHRFPMEKYNLIPEQLLYEGTITEENLYNPGFAEREDILLTHAEDYLNKLQNQLLTPKEIRRTGFPLSPQLIRRSFSITNGTIQNTLFAMKYGVAINGAGGTHHAFADRGEGFCLLNDIAIAANWLLANNHIQRALIVDLDVHQGNGTAAIFQHEPRVFTFSMHCEANYPLQKEKSDLDIGLNPFTRDEEYLQTLKNTLPRLLQETEPDMVFYLSGVDILSTDRLGKLSCTREGCKQRDAYVLKLCHENELPVVISLGGGYSYHIRDIVEAHCNTFRLAQEIWF; encoded by the coding sequence ATGCTGAAAATTGCCTGGTCAGACCTCTATCGTCATCCGCTTCCCGAGGGGCATCGATTCCCTATGGAAAAATACAACCTCATTCCGGAGCAGCTACTATATGAAGGGACGATCACAGAAGAAAACCTGTACAACCCGGGCTTTGCCGAGAGAGAAGATATTTTGCTCACACATGCAGAAGATTATCTGAATAAACTTCAAAATCAGCTACTTACCCCCAAAGAGATCAGAAGAACCGGCTTCCCCCTTTCTCCCCAACTGATCCGCAGAAGTTTTTCCATTACCAATGGTACCATTCAAAACACATTGTTTGCAATGAAGTATGGGGTTGCTATCAACGGTGCGGGGGGCACACATCATGCGTTTGCAGACAGAGGAGAAGGATTCTGCCTGCTCAACGATATCGCCATCGCAGCAAACTGGCTGCTTGCCAATAATCATATTCAACGGGCACTCATCGTCGACCTGGATGTTCATCAGGGAAATGGCACTGCTGCAATATTTCAGCATGAACCACGGGTTTTCACTTTCAGCATGCACTGTGAAGCCAATTACCCTTTGCAAAAAGAAAAGTCAGATCTCGATATCGGTCTGAACCCTTTCACCAGAGACGAAGAGTATCTTCAAACCCTCAAAAACACGCTTCCCCGGCTGCTACAGGAAACCGAACCCGATATGGTCTTTTACCTCTCCGGGGTGGACATATTGAGCACAGACAGACTTGGGAAACTTTCCTGTACCCGGGAAGGTTGCAAACAAAGAGATGCCTACGTATTAAAACTTTGTCACGAAAATGAGCTTCCCGTTGTCATATCTCTGGGCGGCGGTTATTCGTACCATATAAGAGATATTGTGGAAGCACACTGTAATACTTTTCGCCTGGCGCAGGAGATTTGGTTTTAG
- a CDS encoding head GIN domain-containing protein: MRRFLRMLFYGTLILIGIGVYFAKKNKKDEVKGNGTVSIEQRDVLPFNAIRVSGAFEVVLNQGDTYSVEVETDGNLQENIVAEVHDEVLEIQTTGNIGNFSRMKVVVTSAAYNKVHTSGGVSLSSGTQLNGESLEIKASGASKVNLNVMMESIHTDFSGAGDVTLSGEAGVTTVDISGAGKLKAFELKTHEMSISISGAGYAEVNTDQKLDVNVSGAGKVRYKGNPAEVKENISGAGVVEAEG, encoded by the coding sequence ATGCGACGATTTCTGCGAATGCTATTCTACGGAACACTGATCCTGATCGGCATCGGCGTTTATTTTGCCAAAAAAAATAAGAAAGACGAAGTAAAAGGAAATGGAACTGTATCCATTGAGCAACGAGATGTGTTACCTTTTAATGCGATTCGGGTCAGCGGAGCTTTTGAAGTGGTGCTGAATCAGGGAGATACCTATTCTGTTGAAGTTGAAACTGATGGGAATCTTCAGGAAAATATTGTTGCGGAAGTGCACGATGAAGTTCTGGAAATTCAAACAACCGGGAATATTGGAAATTTTTCCAGAATGAAAGTTGTGGTTACCTCAGCCGCATACAATAAGGTTCATACTTCTGGTGGGGTATCGCTTAGTTCTGGTACCCAGTTGAATGGCGAATCACTCGAGATCAAAGCTTCCGGTGCGTCGAAAGTCAATCTCAACGTAATGATGGAATCTATCCACACTGATTTTTCAGGTGCCGGCGATGTTACCCTCTCGGGTGAGGCGGGGGTAACGACGGTAGATATTTCGGGTGCCGGTAAGCTGAAGGCATTCGAACTTAAGACACATGAAATGAGTATCTCAATCAGTGGTGCAGGTTATGCAGAGGTAAATACTGACCAGAAACTGGATGTCAACGTATCCGGTGCAGGTAAAGTGCGCTACAAAGGTAATCCTGCAGAAGTAAAAGAAAATATTTCCGGTGCAGGTGTGGTAGAGGCTGAAGGCTGA
- a CDS encoding alpha/beta fold hydrolase yields the protein MGYFSIPDKNILLILIPERQLNCYFLMPLISTSSYRSPWWLSNPHAQTIFPNLVRPMADVSYVREVLPTPDGDFLDLDWVRQGAPRLLIALHGLEGSSQSKYIPGIIHTFRQYGWDGLALNFRGCGGTPNLLTRAYHSGETGDLDFVIRHAVFMGYKRIVIAGFSLGGNVLLKYLGEKGASIPAEITHAVAFSVPCDLASSSAKLDRRENYIYRQRFMIRLRKKVRQKPSMMKLAGDPEKLKNFRMFDNAITAPIHGFADADDYYTQSSCKQFIPGIRIPTLLVNAQNDPFLTPACFPEEEARNSRYFYMETPHDGGHVGFYTPGKANIYWSEQRAIDFAEGS from the coding sequence ATGGGCTACTTTTCTATTCCGGATAAGAATATTCTCTTAATTTTGATTCCGGAAAGACAACTGAACTGCTATTTTCTCATGCCGCTGATTTCAACCTCCTCGTACCGCTCTCCCTGGTGGCTGTCCAACCCCCATGCGCAAACCATCTTCCCCAACCTCGTGCGCCCTATGGCAGATGTAAGCTATGTGCGGGAAGTACTCCCTACTCCTGATGGCGACTTCCTCGACCTCGACTGGGTAAGGCAGGGCGCTCCCCGACTGCTGATTGCCCTCCACGGACTCGAAGGCAGCAGCCAGTCCAAATACATTCCGGGCATAATCCATACCTTCCGCCAATACGGCTGGGATGGCCTTGCCCTGAATTTTCGGGGCTGCGGGGGAACGCCCAACCTTCTTACCCGCGCCTATCACAGCGGAGAAACCGGCGATCTCGATTTTGTGATCAGGCATGCCGTTTTCATGGGGTACAAAAGAATTGTCATCGCCGGATTCAGCCTGGGAGGAAATGTGCTGCTGAAATATCTGGGGGAAAAGGGCGCATCTATTCCTGCGGAAATCACACATGCTGTCGCTTTTTCCGTTCCCTGCGACCTTGCTTCCAGTTCGGCCAAACTGGACCGCCGGGAAAACTATATCTACCGGCAGCGGTTTATGATCAGACTGAGAAAAAAAGTCAGGCAAAAACCCTCCATGATGAAACTGGCAGGCGACCCGGAAAAACTCAAAAACTTCCGGATGTTTGACAATGCCATTACTGCACCGATTCACGGTTTTGCTGATGCAGATGACTATTATACCCAATCCTCCTGCAAACAGTTTATCCCCGGAATCAGGATACCCACACTCCTCGTCAATGCGCAGAATGACCCGTTTCTTACCCCCGCCTGTTTTCCGGAAGAAGAAGCCCGAAACAGCAGGTATTTTTATATGGAAACCCCACACGACGGGGGTCATGTGGGGTTTTATACGCCGGGAAAGGCAAATATCTATTGGTCAGAACAGCGCGCAATTGACTTTGCAGAAGGTAGTTGA
- a CDS encoding SDR family NAD(P)-dependent oxidoreductase: MTKRFENQVALVTGGARGIGAGIGERLAAEGARVILWDILPDILNEACAEMSQRGLSVSGMAIDITDEEQVKSAFATIFDTWGRLDIVVNSAGIIGPSSTKITEYSYADFRNVVDVNLNASFLITKYAIPYMKPRNYGRILLIASIGGKEGNPGMAGYAASKSGVIGLVKGIGKEYAGTGITVNGIAPAVISTPMNLDTDPQMLQYMVDKIPMKRLGTVEEVASLAAWIVSPEASFNTGFVFDLSGGRATY; the protein is encoded by the coding sequence ATGACAAAACGTTTTGAAAATCAGGTGGCACTGGTAACCGGCGGTGCCAGGGGTATCGGTGCGGGTATCGGAGAGCGACTGGCCGCCGAAGGCGCCCGTGTGATTTTATGGGATATTTTGCCCGATATTCTAAATGAAGCCTGTGCAGAAATGAGCCAAAGAGGCCTGTCTGTATCTGGAATGGCCATCGACATAACAGATGAGGAACAGGTGAAATCAGCTTTCGCTACTATATTTGATACCTGGGGCCGGCTGGATATTGTGGTCAACAGTGCAGGTATTATCGGCCCCTCCTCGACAAAAATTACAGAGTACAGCTATGCCGATTTCCGCAATGTGGTGGATGTGAACCTGAATGCCTCTTTTCTGATTACCAAGTATGCTATTCCCTATATGAAGCCGCGAAATTATGGTCGGATTTTATTGATAGCCTCCATTGGTGGAAAGGAGGGAAACCCCGGAATGGCTGGCTATGCTGCCAGTAAATCAGGCGTAATAGGGCTGGTAAAGGGAATTGGGAAAGAATATGCCGGAACGGGAATAACCGTAAATGGTATTGCCCCGGCAGTGATTTCTACCCCCATGAACCTCGATACCGATCCGCAGATGTTGCAGTATATGGTGGATAAAATACCGATGAAAAGACTGGGAACCGTAGAGGAAGTGGCCTCTCTGGCCGCATGGATCGTATCTCCGGAAGCGAGTTTCAACACCGGATTTGTATTTGACCTTTCCGGTGGGCGGGCGACGTACTGA
- a CDS encoding ABC transporter ATP-binding protein: protein MKVIETIHIDKIYEGVVPVHAVDNVSIAIEEGEFTAIVGPSGSGKTTLLNIIGGLDRPSSGQIIVNGTDISQLSNNELIDFRLKNIGFVFQSYNLIPVLTAKENVEFVMLLQNRSKEERDARVTELLEAVGLGDRTNNRPNQMSGGQQQRVAVARALASKPGFILADEPTANLDSASTSNLLDIMADLNKKENITFVFSTHDQRVIDRARRVITLEDGKIVSDITKS, encoded by the coding sequence ATGAAAGTCATAGAAACCATCCATATCGATAAAATCTACGAAGGCGTTGTTCCTGTACATGCGGTGGACAATGTAAGCATCGCCATTGAAGAAGGCGAATTTACTGCCATCGTAGGCCCTTCCGGCTCAGGAAAAACCACCCTTCTCAATATCATTGGCGGCCTGGACAGACCCTCATCGGGCCAGATCATTGTCAATGGAACAGACATTTCCCAACTCAGCAATAACGAACTGATCGACTTCAGACTCAAGAATATTGGCTTTGTATTTCAGTCATATAACCTGATTCCGGTACTTACCGCCAAAGAAAATGTAGAATTTGTGATGCTACTCCAAAACCGCTCAAAAGAAGAGCGCGATGCACGGGTAACCGAGCTGCTAGAAGCTGTAGGCCTTGGAGACAGGACCAACAACCGCCCCAACCAAATGTCGGGAGGGCAACAGCAGCGCGTAGCGGTCGCCAGAGCACTCGCTTCCAAACCCGGATTTATTCTTGCCGACGAACCCACTGCGAACCTCGATTCTGCCTCCACCTCCAACCTGCTTGACATCATGGCGGACCTCAACAAAAAGGAAAATATCACTTTTGTATTTTCTACCCATGACCAGCGGGTGATCGACAGAGCCCGAAGGGTAATTACCCTGGAAGATGGAAAAATTGTCAGCGATATAACCAAGTCCTGA
- a CDS encoding FtsX-like permease family protein produces the protein MIFQVAWRNVWRNKVRSLVVISAVALGLIAGVFMMSFSWGMNIERSREIIETRTSHIQIHENHYKDDRKMSLFIPEGMNLLNQTSARPEVKAATGRILSNGMLSTTKGGFGVQISGVIPERESVVTLLDQRLVAGEYFNESGNNPILIGDKLAEKLGWKSESDSAGATAAAYRLRKKIVLAFQGPDGETKYGSFKVSGVYKTINSKFDETNVFVRFDDLNRLSGTEGQLHEIAIILNDQALAEDSVFLASIPEGRTDLLVENWKDIAPDLRLLDETFATTLYIFIGIILLALLFGIINTMLMAVMERTRELGMLMAIGMNKPKIFFMIMLETLFLSFVGGPVGLLSGFGLVKLFGKIGIDLSSMADSASQLGISSIVYTDLESQYYFQIAIMVVVTAIIAAVYPAYKALKLKPVEAIRAL, from the coding sequence ATGATTTTTCAAGTAGCCTGGAGGAATGTCTGGCGAAACAAGGTCCGAAGCCTGGTCGTAATATCGGCCGTCGCGCTGGGATTGATCGCCGGTGTGTTTATGATGTCTTTTTCATGGGGAATGAACATCGAACGTTCCCGCGAAATCATCGAAACCCGCACCTCCCATATACAGATTCACGAGAATCACTATAAAGATGACCGGAAAATGAGTTTGTTTATCCCCGAAGGGATGAATTTACTCAACCAGACCAGTGCCCGTCCTGAAGTAAAAGCAGCCACAGGCAGAATCCTCTCCAATGGCATGTTGTCCACCACAAAAGGGGGATTTGGAGTGCAGATCAGTGGCGTCATTCCTGAACGGGAATCCGTTGTAACCCTCCTCGACCAGCGACTGGTCGCAGGTGAATACTTCAACGAGTCAGGAAACAATCCCATACTTATCGGTGACAAACTGGCCGAAAAACTCGGATGGAAATCGGAATCAGACTCTGCGGGCGCAACTGCTGCTGCTTACCGTCTGAGAAAGAAAATTGTCCTTGCTTTCCAGGGGCCCGACGGAGAAACCAAATACGGAAGTTTTAAGGTGTCAGGTGTCTATAAAACGATCAACTCCAAATTTGACGAAACCAACGTATTTGTACGATTTGATGACCTCAACCGCCTCTCCGGCACAGAAGGCCAATTGCACGAAATTGCCATTATCCTCAATGATCAGGCACTGGCAGAGGATTCTGTTTTCCTGGCATCGATCCCCGAAGGACGCACCGATCTGTTGGTAGAAAACTGGAAAGACATCGCACCGGATCTCCGGCTGCTGGATGAGACCTTTGCTACCACACTGTATATTTTCATCGGTATTATTCTGCTTGCCCTGCTTTTTGGTATCATCAATACCATGTTGATGGCGGTGATGGAAAGAACCCGCGAACTGGGAATGCTGATGGCCATTGGGATGAACAAACCCAAAATTTTCTTTATGATCATGCTGGAAACCTTGTTTCTCTCTTTTGTTGGCGGGCCTGTCGGACTATTATCCGGATTTGGACTGGTAAAACTATTTGGGAAAATAGGCATAGACTTGTCCAGCATGGCAGACAGTGCTTCGCAATTGGGAATAAGCAGCATTGTTTATACAGATCTTGAATCCCAATACTATTTCCAGATTGCGATCATGGTGGTGGTTACAGCAATTATTGCTGCGGTTTATCCCGCATACAAAGCCTTAAAACTCAAACCCGTAGAAGCCATTCGCGCATTATAA